In the Variovorax sp. S12S4 genome, one interval contains:
- a CDS encoding ABC transporter substrate-binding protein, whose translation MSLRISRLARLGLLTAALVAAGSAMAQTAICYNCPTEWADWGTQLKAIKAKTGITVPADNKNSGQSLAQLVAEKASPVADVTYLGVTFAVQAQKDGVVEPYKPAAWKDIPDGLKDPAGNWFTIHSGTLGFMVNVDALKGKPIPKSWADLLKPEYKGLIGYLDPASAFVGYVGAVAVNEARGGTLDNFGPAIDYFKALQKNEPIVPKQTSYARVLSGEIAILLDYDFNAYRAKYKDKANVAFVIPSEGTLAVPYVMSLVAKAPHAAEGKKVLDFVLSDEGQSIWAKAYLRPVRAGAMPKDVEAQFLPATEYARAKSVDYARMAEAQRAFSDRYLKEVR comes from the coding sequence ATGTCTCTCCGCATCTCCCGCTTGGCCCGCCTGGGCTTGCTCACCGCTGCGCTCGTCGCCGCCGGCAGCGCCATGGCCCAGACCGCCATTTGCTACAACTGCCCGACCGAATGGGCCGACTGGGGCACGCAGCTCAAGGCTATCAAGGCCAAGACCGGCATCACCGTGCCGGCCGACAACAAGAACTCGGGCCAATCGCTCGCGCAACTCGTGGCCGAGAAGGCAAGCCCCGTCGCCGACGTCACCTACCTGGGCGTGACCTTCGCGGTGCAGGCCCAGAAGGACGGGGTGGTCGAGCCCTACAAGCCGGCAGCATGGAAAGACATTCCCGACGGCCTGAAGGACCCGGCCGGCAACTGGTTCACCATCCACTCCGGCACGCTCGGTTTCATGGTCAACGTCGATGCGCTCAAGGGCAAGCCGATTCCAAAATCGTGGGCCGACCTGCTCAAGCCCGAATACAAGGGCCTCATCGGCTACCTCGACCCCGCATCGGCCTTCGTCGGCTACGTGGGCGCGGTGGCAGTGAACGAAGCACGCGGCGGCACGCTCGACAACTTCGGCCCTGCCATCGACTACTTCAAGGCGCTGCAGAAGAACGAGCCCATCGTTCCCAAGCAGACCTCGTATGCGCGAGTGCTGTCGGGCGAGATCGCGATCCTGCTCGATTACGACTTCAACGCCTACCGCGCCAAGTACAAGGACAAGGCCAACGTCGCTTTCGTCATTCCGAGCGAAGGCACGCTGGCCGTCCCCTACGTGATGAGCCTCGTTGCCAAGGCACCTCACGCAGCCGAGGGCAAGAAGGTGCTCGACTTTGTACTCTCCGACGAAGGCCAGTCCATCTGGGCCAAGGCCTACCTGCGGCCGGTGCGCGCCGGTGCGATGCCGAAGGACGTGGAGGCGCAGTTCTTGCCGGCTACCGAGTACGCCCGCGCGAAGAGTGTCGACTACGCGCGGATGGCTGAGGCGCAGCGGGCGTTCTCTGATCGTTATCTGAAGGAAGTGCGCTAA
- the ileS gene encoding isoleucine--tRNA ligase, with protein MSDAASTTDYRSTLNLPDTPFPMRGDLPKREPGWVKEWNDEGRYHRLRDARHGAPKFILHDGPPYANGQIHMGHAVNKILKDMITKARQLEGYDALYVPGWDCHGLPIENAIEKQFGRNLSRDEMQAKSRAYATEQIAQQLLDFQRLGVLGEWDHPYKTMDFANEAGELRAFKRVIERGFVYRGLKPVYWCFDCGSSLAEFEIEYADKKSQTIDVAFKAHDREKVLKAFETDHTILGDIFAVIWTTTAWTIPANQAINLNPEIEYSLVDTERGLLILANSLVEMCMTRYALDGKVLATVKGEKLGGLEFEHPLYDVDAGYKRLSPVYLADYATATDGTGLVHSSPAYGVDDFNSCIAHGVAYDDILNPVQGNGSYAPDFPLFGGQNIWKAVPVIIAALRDANRLLTTETITHSYPHCWRHKTPVIYRAAAQWFVRMDEGEGVFTKDKAPKTLRQTALEAIEKTSFYPENGKARLHDMIANRPDWCISRQRSWGVPIPFFLHKDSGELHPRTMEILDQAADIVEKGGIEAWSRVTVEEILGAEDAPHYTKSTDILEVWFDSGSTFYHVLRGTHPNVHHETGPEADLYLEGHDQHRGWFHSSLLIACALEDRAPYRGLLTHGFTVDAKGIKMSKSLKNGIDPQEISSKLGAEIIRLWVAASDYSGDIAGDDKILARVVDSYRRIRNTLRFLLANTSDFDIAKDAVPLEELFEIDRYALARASQFQAEILAHYKVYEFHPVVAKLQIYCSEDLGGFYLDILKDRLYTTAPGSLARRSAQTALWHISQAMLRWMAPFLSFTAEEAWKFVSTGKPGESIFAQTFSKFAAPDEALLAKWGRIREIRDVVNKDIEAVRAEGKVGSSLQANLQLTAPANDFALLGSLGDDLKFVFITSAIAIAAGETLSTTVTPSSAQKCDRCWHYRDDVGHDPAHPTICGRCTSNLFGAGEARSFA; from the coding sequence ATGTCTGACGCTGCTTCCACCACCGACTACCGTTCCACGCTGAACCTGCCCGACACCCCCTTCCCGATGCGCGGCGACCTGCCCAAGCGCGAACCGGGCTGGGTGAAGGAATGGAACGACGAAGGCCGCTACCACCGCCTGCGCGACGCCCGCCACGGCGCGCCCAAGTTCATCCTGCACGACGGTCCGCCGTACGCCAATGGCCAGATCCACATGGGCCACGCGGTGAACAAGATCCTTAAGGACATGATCACCAAGGCGCGCCAGCTCGAAGGCTACGACGCGCTCTACGTGCCCGGCTGGGACTGCCACGGCCTGCCGATCGAGAACGCCATCGAAAAGCAGTTTGGCCGCAACCTGAGCCGCGACGAAATGCAGGCCAAGAGCCGCGCCTACGCCACGGAGCAGATCGCGCAGCAGTTGCTCGACTTCCAGCGCCTGGGCGTGCTGGGCGAGTGGGACCACCCGTACAAGACGATGGATTTCGCGAACGAAGCCGGCGAGCTGCGCGCATTCAAGCGCGTGATCGAGCGCGGCTTTGTGTATCGCGGGCTGAAGCCGGTGTACTGGTGCTTCGACTGCGGCTCGTCGCTCGCCGAATTCGAGATCGAATACGCCGACAAGAAGAGCCAGACCATCGACGTGGCCTTCAAGGCGCACGACCGCGAGAAGGTGCTCAAGGCCTTCGAGACCGACCACACGATCCTCGGCGACATCTTTGCCGTGATCTGGACCACCACCGCGTGGACCATCCCGGCCAACCAGGCGATCAACCTGAACCCCGAGATCGAGTATTCGCTGGTCGACACCGAACGCGGCCTGCTCATCCTCGCCAATTCGCTGGTCGAGATGTGCATGACGCGCTACGCGCTCGACGGCAAGGTGCTGGCCACGGTCAAGGGCGAGAAGCTCGGGGGCCTGGAATTCGAGCACCCGCTGTACGACGTCGATGCTGGCTACAAGCGCCTGTCACCGGTGTACCTGGCCGACTACGCCACCGCCACCGACGGCACCGGCCTCGTGCATTCCTCGCCCGCCTACGGCGTGGATGACTTCAACTCCTGCATCGCCCACGGCGTGGCGTACGACGACATCCTCAACCCGGTGCAGGGCAACGGCAGCTACGCGCCCGACTTCCCGCTTTTCGGCGGCCAGAACATCTGGAAGGCCGTGCCGGTGATCATCGCGGCGCTGCGCGACGCCAACCGCCTGCTCACCACCGAGACCATCACGCACAGCTACCCGCACTGCTGGCGCCACAAGACACCGGTGATCTACCGCGCCGCGGCGCAGTGGTTCGTGCGCATGGACGAGGGCGAAGGCGTGTTCACCAAGGACAAGGCGCCCAAGACGCTGCGCCAGACGGCGCTTGAAGCCATCGAAAAGACGAGCTTCTATCCGGAGAACGGCAAGGCGCGCCTGCACGACATGATCGCCAACCGGCCCGACTGGTGCATCAGCCGCCAGCGCAGCTGGGGCGTGCCGATCCCATTCTTCCTGCACAAGGACTCGGGCGAACTGCATCCGCGCACGATGGAAATCCTCGACCAGGCCGCCGACATCGTCGAAAAGGGCGGCATCGAGGCCTGGAGCCGTGTCACCGTCGAAGAAATCCTCGGCGCCGAAGACGCGCCGCACTACACCAAGAGCACCGACATCCTCGAGGTGTGGTTCGACTCGGGCTCGACCTTCTATCACGTGCTGCGCGGCACGCACCCCAACGTGCACCACGAAACGGGGCCCGAGGCCGACCTGTACCTGGAGGGCCACGACCAGCACCGCGGCTGGTTCCACTCGTCGCTCTTGATCGCCTGCGCGCTGGAAGACCGCGCGCCGTACCGCGGCCTGCTCACGCACGGCTTCACGGTGGATGCCAAGGGCATCAAGATGAGCAAGTCGCTCAAGAACGGCATCGACCCGCAGGAAATCAGCAGCAAGCTGGGCGCCGAAATCATCCGCCTCTGGGTGGCTGCGAGCGACTACTCAGGCGACATCGCGGGCGACGACAAGATCCTGGCGCGCGTGGTCGACTCTTACCGCCGCATCCGCAACACGCTGCGCTTTCTGCTGGCGAACACCAGCGACTTCGACATTGCCAAGGACGCGGTGCCGCTGGAGGAGCTGTTCGAAATCGACCGCTATGCGCTTGCGCGCGCATCGCAGTTCCAGGCCGAAATCCTCGCGCACTACAAGGTGTACGAGTTCCACCCGGTCGTGGCCAAGCTGCAGATCTACTGCTCGGAAGACCTGGGCGGGTTCTACCTCGACATCCTGAAAGACCGGCTCTACACGACCGCGCCCGGCTCGCTTGCGCGCCGCAGTGCGCAGACCGCGCTCTGGCATATCTCGCAAGCCATGCTGCGGTGGATGGCACCGTTCCTGAGCTTCACGGCCGAAGAGGCGTGGAAGTTCGTGAGCACGGGCAAGCCGGGCGAATCGATCTTCGCGCAGACGTTCAGCAAATTCGCCGCGCCCGACGAAGCGCTGCTCGCCAAGTGGGGCCGCATCCGCGAGATCCGCGATGTGGTCAACAAGGACATCGAGGCGGTGCGCGCCGAAGGCAAGGTCGGTTCGTCGCTGCAGGCCAACCTGCAGCTCACCGCGCCGGCCAACGACTTCGCGCTGCTGGGCTCGCTGGGCGATGACCTGAAATTCGTCTTCATCACCTCGGCCATCGCAATCGCCGCGGGCGAAACGCTCTCGACCACGGTGACACCGAGCAGCGCGCAGAAGTGCGATCGCTGCTGGCACTACCGCGACGACGTGGGCCACGACCCGGCGCACCCGACGATCTGCGGCCGTTGCACGAGCAATTTGTTCGGCGCCGGCGAAGCACGGAGCTTTGCCTGA
- a CDS encoding alpha/beta fold hydrolase, with protein MPSRRTLLALGLASTAMLTACATAPSPSFSERPPIVFMHGNGDSAALWQTTIWRFESNGWPRDRLFAIDQPYPLARDDDTVAQPGRSSTADSAAFLKAEVEKVLKATGASKVVLIGNSRGGNTIRNYVQNGGGSAVVSHVVLGGNPAHGIWAVKGFRENNEFSGLSAFMRQLNAPKGPNGDEVTPGVKWLTLRSDNNDKYAHPDGLWIGVPGQPTNIGFDGPALKGATNVVLPRVDHRETSFSPAAFAATWQFLTGEPPRSTAIAAETNVVLDGRAVGAENLSLNGGQVTVYAVDPATGARRGNAVHSKNIGADGRWGPFSARGDTAYEFVLSAPGYGITHIYRSAFPRSSSVVNLRPERLAAADASANAVVVFTRPRGYFDAQRDTMRFDGQSPPPGVPPKGSGVSSSRLRVAAAEPQRAVIGEFNGERITGLTWPAAQQHVTVLELTY; from the coding sequence ATGCCATCACGCCGCACTCTTCTTGCCCTTGGGCTCGCATCGACCGCCATGCTGACCGCTTGCGCCACCGCACCATCGCCTTCGTTCAGCGAACGCCCGCCGATCGTCTTCATGCACGGCAACGGCGATTCGGCCGCGCTCTGGCAAACCACGATCTGGCGCTTCGAATCGAACGGCTGGCCGCGCGACCGGCTCTTTGCGATCGATCAGCCCTATCCGCTGGCACGCGACGACGACACCGTGGCGCAGCCGGGCCGCAGTTCGACCGCCGATTCCGCGGCCTTCCTGAAGGCCGAAGTCGAGAAGGTGCTGAAGGCCACGGGTGCGAGCAAGGTGGTGTTGATCGGCAACTCGCGCGGCGGCAACACGATCCGGAACTACGTGCAGAACGGCGGCGGCTCTGCCGTGGTGAGCCATGTGGTGCTGGGCGGCAATCCCGCGCACGGCATCTGGGCGGTGAAGGGCTTCCGCGAGAACAACGAGTTCTCGGGCCTCTCGGCCTTCATGCGGCAGCTCAATGCGCCCAAGGGACCGAACGGCGATGAGGTCACGCCGGGCGTGAAATGGCTCACCCTGCGCTCCGACAACAACGACAAATACGCGCATCCCGACGGGCTGTGGATCGGCGTGCCGGGCCAGCCGACCAACATCGGCTTCGACGGGCCGGCGCTCAAGGGCGCGACGAACGTGGTGCTGCCGCGCGTGGACCATCGCGAGACTTCGTTCTCCCCCGCCGCCTTTGCCGCGACCTGGCAGTTCCTGACGGGCGAGCCGCCGCGCAGCACAGCGATTGCAGCCGAAACGAACGTCGTGCTCGATGGCCGTGCCGTCGGCGCGGAAAACCTCTCGCTGAACGGCGGCCAAGTGACCGTTTACGCGGTCGATCCCGCCACGGGCGCTCGGCGCGGCAATGCGGTGCACAGCAAGAACATCGGAGCGGACGGCCGCTGGGGCCCCTTCAGCGCACGCGGCGACACGGCCTACGAATTCGTCCTCAGCGCGCCGGGATACGGCATCACCCACATCTACCGCAGCGCGTTTCCGCGCAGCAGCAGCGTGGTGAACCTGCGTCCCGAACGCCTCGCCGCGGCCGATGCCAGCGCCAATGCAGTCGTCGTCTTCACACGCCCTCGCGGGTATTTCGATGCGCAGCGCGACACCATGCGCTTCGACGGCCAGAGCCCGCCGCCCGGGGTGCCGCCCAAGGGCTCGGGCGTGTCGAGCTCGCGGCTGCGCGTTGCCGCGGCGGAGCCTCAGCGCGCCGTGATTGGTGAATTCAACGGCGAGCGCATCACGGGCCTGACCTGGCCGGCGGCACAGCAGCATGTGACGGTGCTCGAATTGACTTACTGA
- a CDS encoding bifunctional riboflavin kinase/FAD synthetase, protein MQVFRGFRHPGVAPACALTIGNFDGVHRGHQAMLALLQTEARHRGLPSCVLTFEPHPRDYFAAVTKKPDLAPARIGTLRDKLTELAACGVAQTVVLPFDGRLASQSPDEFIQNVLINGLGARYVLVGDDFRFGAKRAGDYAMLDSAGDAHGFDVARMNSYEVHGLRVSSSAVREALAEGRMADAQHLLGRPYTISGHVVHGRKLGRALGASEPGKDDGFRTLNLRFKHWKPAASGIFAVLVHGLADQPLPGVANLGVRPSLDANDVNAGRVLLETHCLEWPSHLGAEGAYGKIVRVELLHKLHDELRYTSLEALTAGIAKDGRDARAFFASTHAETHRQTTRDRI, encoded by the coding sequence ATGCAGGTTTTCCGCGGCTTCCGGCACCCGGGCGTGGCTCCGGCCTGCGCCCTCACCATAGGCAATTTCGACGGCGTGCACCGTGGCCACCAGGCCATGCTGGCGCTGTTGCAGACCGAGGCGCGCCATCGCGGGCTGCCCAGTTGCGTGCTCACCTTCGAGCCGCACCCGCGCGACTATTTCGCCGCCGTCACCAAAAAGCCGGACCTGGCGCCGGCCCGCATCGGCACGCTGCGCGACAAGCTCACCGAGCTTGCGGCCTGCGGCGTGGCGCAGACGGTCGTGCTGCCCTTCGATGGCCGGCTGGCGTCCCAATCGCCTGACGAATTCATCCAGAACGTGCTGATCAACGGCTTGGGCGCACGCTACGTGCTGGTGGGCGACGACTTCCGCTTCGGCGCCAAGCGGGCGGGCGACTACGCCATGCTCGACTCGGCCGGCGATGCCCACGGCTTCGATGTGGCGCGCATGAACAGCTACGAGGTCCACGGCCTGCGCGTTTCCAGCTCGGCCGTGCGCGAAGCGCTGGCCGAGGGCCGCATGGCGGACGCCCAGCACCTGCTGGGTCGGCCCTACACGATCTCCGGCCACGTGGTCCATGGCCGCAAGCTCGGCCGGGCGCTGGGCGCCTCGGAACCCGGCAAGGACGACGGTTTTCGCACCCTCAACCTGCGCTTCAAGCACTGGAAACCGGCCGCCAGCGGCATCTTCGCGGTGCTGGTGCACGGCTTGGCCGACCAGCCCCTGCCCGGCGTGGCCAACCTGGGCGTGCGGCCCTCGCTGGACGCCAACGACGTCAACGCCGGCCGGGTTTTGCTGGAGACGCATTGCCTGGAGTGGCCCTCGCATCTGGGAGCCGAAGGTGCCTACGGTAAAATCGTCCGCGTGGAACTCCTGCACAAACTGCACGACGAATTGCGCTACACCAGCCTCGAGGCCCTCACAGCGGGCATCGCGAAGGATGGGCGCGACGCGCGCGCGTTCTTTGCGTCGACCCACGCCGAAACCCATCGCCAGACGACACGCGATCGAATTTAG
- a CDS encoding ABC transporter permease: MRKKNTHPKAPFLLAITVLVSIFMIAPMLLSVMAGLVNNYSAGLKSGLTLRWLGEVWENYGGTVGWSLALAAACVVGTVLLGVPCAYALARSRSRAAHIFEELLTLPVAVPGLATALALILAYGQLTAFRQSFAFILVGHMVFTLPFMVRTVSSAFQRDDLLALEEAARSLGANFRQRFMGILVPAVFPAIVAGSLMVFTLSVGEFNLTWMLHTPLTRTLPVGLADSYASMRIEIGSAYTLVFFAVILPVLWGLQYLANLIQKRHGT, encoded by the coding sequence ATGCGAAAGAAGAACACGCACCCCAAGGCGCCCTTCCTGCTGGCCATCACAGTGCTCGTGAGCATCTTCATGATCGCGCCGATGCTGCTGTCCGTCATGGCTGGCCTGGTCAACAACTACAGCGCGGGCCTGAAGAGCGGACTCACGCTGCGCTGGCTCGGCGAGGTGTGGGAGAACTACGGCGGCACCGTGGGTTGGTCGCTCGCGCTGGCAGCGGCCTGCGTGGTCGGCACCGTGCTGCTGGGCGTGCCCTGCGCCTATGCGCTGGCGCGCAGCCGCTCGCGCGCTGCGCACATCTTCGAAGAACTGCTCACGCTGCCCGTTGCGGTGCCCGGCCTTGCGACCGCGCTGGCGCTCATTCTGGCCTACGGCCAGCTCACGGCCTTCCGCCAGAGCTTCGCCTTCATCCTCGTGGGCCACATGGTGTTCACTCTGCCGTTCATGGTGCGCACCGTGAGCTCGGCCTTCCAGCGCGACGACCTGCTCGCGCTCGAGGAAGCCGCCCGTTCGCTGGGCGCGAACTTCCGCCAGCGCTTCATGGGCATCCTCGTACCCGCCGTGTTCCCCGCCATCGTGGCCGGCAGCCTGATGGTGTTCACGCTCTCGGTGGGCGAATTCAACCTTACCTGGATGCTGCACACGCCGCTCACCCGCACCCTGCCCGTGGGCCTGGCTGACAGCTATGCCTCGATGCGCATCGAGATCGGATCGGCCTACACGCTGGTCTTCTTCGCCGTCATTCTTCCGGTGCTGTGGGGGCTGCAGTACCTTGCCAACCTGATCCAGAAACGCCATGGAACTTGA
- a CDS encoding HNH endonuclease, with protein MKVLKLSAQGLPQSWISLEQAVIHYAADEVRWEVGAQVAVFRGGHNAITGEQSQIAINSIIGTKGVPRINPFTQRPGLTNSKLFARDRNVCAYCGGHFHEDELTREHIIPFAQKGIDTWMNVVTACKPCNHRKSSRTPEQANMPLLYAPYVPSLWEDFILRNRRILADQMEFLMAHLPQSSRLHDT; from the coding sequence GTGAAGGTCTTGAAGCTGTCGGCCCAAGGGCTGCCCCAGTCATGGATATCGCTCGAACAGGCGGTCATCCACTATGCAGCGGACGAAGTTCGCTGGGAGGTGGGCGCGCAGGTGGCTGTGTTCCGTGGCGGCCACAACGCCATCACGGGCGAGCAATCGCAGATTGCCATCAACAGCATCATCGGCACCAAGGGCGTGCCGCGCATCAATCCCTTTACCCAGCGCCCGGGGCTCACCAACAGCAAGCTTTTTGCGCGCGACCGCAACGTCTGCGCCTATTGCGGCGGGCATTTCCACGAAGACGAGCTCACGCGCGAGCACATCATTCCGTTCGCGCAAAAGGGCATCGACACCTGGATGAATGTGGTCACGGCCTGCAAGCCGTGCAACCACCGCAAGAGCAGCCGCACGCCGGAGCAGGCGAATATGCCGCTGCTGTACGCGCCCTATGTGCCCAGCCTCTGGGAAGATTTCATTTTGCGAAATCGCCGCATCCTGGCGGACCAGATGGAATTCCTCATGGCGCATCTGCCGCAGAGTTCGCGGCTGCACGACACCTAG
- a CDS encoding LacI family DNA-binding transcriptional regulator, translated as MSIQSVAAKAGVSVATVSRAFNFPDKVTPATRELVERVARELHYVPNASARTLRTQRSRALGVVLPTLLNPTFAECLQGIARAAMAGGYAIIPVTTGYRLDEEERAVHLLMAGNVDGLILVVSNPSTSAALARLRATGTPYVLAYNRHPEHPCVTVDGEAAVADAVARLVLLGHRRIAMVSGTLAASDRAQQRYRGFQKGMADAGLDAPPLIEVPFVESAVDMLAHLLQAKERPTALVCSNDLLAIRSIRAAHLSGLSVPDDLSVVGFDGIALGEDLTPALTTIAQPNSDIGRRSVELLIQAMAGGATLQAGASLLLPCFFRDGESCASARDVAND; from the coding sequence ATGAGCATTCAATCCGTCGCAGCCAAGGCCGGGGTTTCCGTGGCCACCGTGTCGCGGGCGTTCAACTTCCCAGACAAGGTCACGCCAGCCACGCGTGAGTTGGTGGAACGCGTGGCGCGCGAGCTCCACTACGTGCCCAACGCCAGCGCGCGCACCTTGCGCACCCAGCGCAGCCGCGCGTTGGGCGTGGTGCTGCCGACGCTTTTGAATCCGACCTTCGCCGAATGCCTGCAAGGCATTGCGCGAGCAGCCATGGCGGGCGGCTACGCCATCATTCCCGTCACCACGGGCTACCGGCTCGATGAAGAAGAACGCGCGGTCCATCTGCTGATGGCGGGCAATGTCGACGGGTTGATCCTGGTGGTCTCCAACCCTTCCACTTCAGCGGCGCTCGCGCGGCTTCGCGCCACCGGCACGCCTTATGTGCTGGCCTACAACCGGCATCCTGAGCACCCTTGCGTGACCGTCGACGGCGAAGCTGCCGTGGCGGACGCCGTCGCGCGCCTGGTGCTGCTGGGGCACCGCCGCATCGCGATGGTCAGCGGCACGCTGGCCGCTTCAGACCGTGCGCAACAGCGCTACCGGGGTTTCCAGAAAGGCATGGCCGATGCCGGGCTCGATGCGCCGCCGCTCATCGAGGTGCCCTTCGTCGAAAGTGCGGTGGACATGCTCGCGCACCTGCTGCAAGCCAAGGAGCGTCCCACCGCGCTGGTCTGCTCGAACGACCTGCTCGCCATCCGCAGCATTCGCGCCGCGCACCTGAGCGGACTCTCCGTACCCGACGACCTCAGCGTCGTCGGCTTCGACGGCATTGCGCTCGGCGAAGACCTCACGCCGGCGCTCACCACCATTGCGCAGCCCAACAGTGACATCGGCCGACGCAGCGTCGAGCTGCTGATCCAGGCCATGGCCGGCGGCGCCACGCTGCAAGCCGGCGCGAGCCTGCTGCTGCCTTGCTTCTTCCGCGACGGCGAATCGTGCGCATCCGCACGCGATGTCGCCAACGACTGA
- the lspA gene encoding signal peptidase II, whose protein sequence is MAAARSMSASRSRSGSIWPWLALAAIILIIDQFTKTLILGYYKLGDATYVTSFFNVVRAHNTGAAFSFLADHSGWQRWFFTAIGLAAAVFIVWMLKSHAGQKLFSFAMACILGGAIGNVIDRMMHGYVVDFLSFHAGNWYFPAFNAADSAITLGAICLIVDEIRRVRRGK, encoded by the coding sequence ATGGCGGCCGCACGCTCCATGTCGGCATCGCGTTCGCGCAGCGGCAGCATCTGGCCATGGCTCGCCTTGGCGGCGATCATCTTGATCATCGACCAGTTCACCAAGACGCTGATCCTGGGCTATTACAAGCTCGGTGATGCGACTTACGTGACGAGCTTCTTCAACGTGGTTCGCGCGCACAACACGGGCGCCGCTTTCTCGTTCCTGGCCGACCATTCGGGTTGGCAGCGCTGGTTCTTCACGGCCATTGGCTTGGCGGCCGCGGTGTTCATCGTGTGGATGCTGAAATCGCACGCGGGGCAGAAGCTGTTTTCGTTCGCGATGGCGTGCATCCTGGGTGGCGCCATCGGCAACGTGATCGACCGGATGATGCACGGGTACGTGGTCGACTTCCTGAGCTTCCACGCGGGGAACTGGTACTTTCCGGCCTTCAACGCGGCGGACAGTGCGATCACGCTGGGGGCCATCTGCCTGATCGTGGACGAGATCCGGCGGGTTCGGCGCGGCAAGTAA
- a CDS encoding enoyl-CoA hydratase — MNDAASSPFVLKTRDARGVITLTLNRPASFNALSEGMLGALEQAMAEIAADESVRAVVIAAAGKAFCAGHDLKEMRAEPSLGYYQQLFERCGAMMLSIQRLPVPVIARVHGIATAAGCQLVAVCDLAVASSEARFAVSGVNVGLFCATPSVTLSRNLGRKEAFEMLVTGEFIDAQEARQKGLVNRVAAPAELDAAVETLVASIVAKPRMALALGKALFYRQLETGIEAALADASQTMACNMMDESALEGVQAFIEKRLPDWKR; from the coding sequence ATGAACGACGCGGCTTCCTCCCCTTTCGTGCTGAAGACACGCGATGCGCGCGGCGTGATCACGCTCACGCTGAACCGACCGGCCTCGTTCAACGCGCTTTCCGAGGGCATGCTCGGCGCGCTCGAGCAGGCCATGGCCGAAATCGCTGCGGACGAAAGCGTGCGCGCGGTTGTCATCGCGGCGGCCGGCAAAGCCTTCTGCGCGGGCCATGACCTTAAGGAAATGCGCGCGGAGCCGTCGCTCGGCTATTACCAGCAGCTTTTCGAGCGCTGCGGCGCAATGATGCTGTCGATCCAGCGGCTCCCCGTGCCGGTGATTGCGCGCGTGCATGGCATCGCCACCGCAGCGGGCTGCCAGTTGGTGGCAGTGTGCGACCTGGCGGTGGCTTCCAGCGAGGCGCGCTTCGCGGTCAGCGGCGTGAACGTGGGTCTGTTCTGCGCCACGCCCAGCGTCACCCTTTCGCGCAATCTCGGCCGCAAGGAGGCGTTCGAAATGCTCGTGACCGGTGAGTTCATCGATGCGCAGGAGGCCAGGCAGAAGGGTCTGGTCAATCGGGTCGCGGCACCGGCCGAGCTCGATGCCGCGGTGGAGACGCTGGTCGCCAGCATCGTCGCCAAGCCGCGCATGGCACTTGCGCTGGGCAAGGCCCTCTTCTATCGCCAGCTCGAAACCGGCATCGAAGCCGCCCTGGCCGACGCGAGCCAAACCATGGCTTGCAACATGATGGACGAAAGCGCGCTCGAAGGCGTTCAGGCGTTCATCGAAAAACGCCTGCCCGACTGGAAACGCTGA
- a CDS encoding ABC transporter permease: MKQPNAWNPRWRLLACAAPAAVFFAAFWLLPVVRLLTLPATKGWPTYFAVLTDSRYLQSMANTVALSVAVTLTTLVLGAAVGIYLARHAFTGKRMLLSLLTLPLSFPGVIIGFFVILLGGRQGLVADIGDSLFGERITFAYGLLGLFLAYLYFSLPRAIATYAAAAEAMNVQLEEAARSLGASRLRVARDVWMPELAPTTLACGAILFATSMGAFGTAFTLASKFEVIPITIYNEFTNYANFALAASLSIALGLVTWLVLFVARRFGANPVAR, encoded by the coding sequence ATGAAGCAACCCAACGCCTGGAACCCACGCTGGCGCCTGCTGGCCTGCGCAGCTCCCGCGGCCGTGTTCTTCGCTGCCTTCTGGCTGCTACCGGTGGTGCGCCTGCTCACGCTGCCCGCGACCAAAGGCTGGCCCACCTACTTCGCCGTGCTGACCGACTCGCGCTATCTGCAGAGCATGGCCAACACCGTTGCGCTGTCGGTGGCGGTGACGCTGACGACACTGGTGCTGGGCGCGGCCGTGGGCATTTATCTTGCGCGCCATGCCTTCACAGGCAAGCGCATGCTGCTGTCGCTGCTCACGCTGCCGCTGTCTTTTCCAGGCGTGATCATCGGCTTCTTCGTCATCCTGCTCGGCGGGCGGCAGGGGTTGGTGGCCGACATCGGCGACAGCCTGTTCGGCGAACGCATCACCTTTGCGTACGGCCTGCTCGGACTGTTCCTGGCCTACCTGTACTTCTCGCTTCCACGTGCCATTGCAACCTACGCCGCCGCGGCCGAGGCCATGAACGTGCAGCTCGAAGAAGCCGCGCGCTCGCTCGGCGCCTCGCGCCTGCGCGTGGCGCGCGACGTATGGATGCCCGAACTGGCGCCCACCACGCTGGCCTGCGGCGCCATTCTGTTCGCAACCTCGATGGGCGCCTTCGGCACCGCCTTCACGCTCGCCAGCAAGTTCGAGGTGATCCCCATCACCATCTACAACGAGTTCACCAACTACGCCAACTTTGCACTCGCCGCATCGCTTTCGATTGCGCTGGGCCTCGTGACCTGGCTGGTGCTGTTCGTGGCGCGGCGCTTCGGCGCCAACCCCGTCGCACGCTGA